A window of the Ignisphaera sp. genome harbors these coding sequences:
- a CDS encoding iron-sulfur cluster loop gives MPTLVNRRIASIAETLPRVVSEEHKMNVFDHRFYPKSNEPLEQVLMYFLVMVAMDHRLSRPGKPYEAVIVGERLRGADLLYRLGIEMFRNNPDFFSPEHLARVREDEVAKWLSIGDAKPVDIGLRTHLLNDLGQKMILVYGSNPKNIILLSKNYIRSLNGYGLADLLKVFKAYQDPVEKKIFLLVKFLVYRGLFNPMDKENLHVAVDNHLTRIALRTGVVELEDSLSEKVVRGSPISHDEDVLIRLAVREAYKMLSRLSGVDPLLIDDFMWYFGRSVCRYDEPKCGVCSFKSFCRAYEMGSFANEPLYYDTWYY, from the coding sequence ATGCCCACTCTTGTCAACAGGAGGATAGCCTCTATTGCAGAGACTCTGCCTAGAGTGGTTAGCGAAGAGCATAAGATGAATGTTTTTGACCATAGGTTCTACCCAAAATCGAATGAGCCTCTAGAGCAGGTTCTGATGTACTTCCTGGTCATGGTTGCAATGGATCATAGGCTAAGCAGGCCTGGAAAACCCTACGAGGCTGTTATAGTTGGTGAGAGGCTTAGGGGTGCGGATCTGCTGTACAGGCTAGGGATTGAGATGTTTAGAAACAACCCAGATTTCTTTAGCCCAGAGCATCTGGCTAGGGTTAGAGAGGATGAGGTGGCGAAGTGGCTTTCTATAGGCGATGCCAAGCCAGTTGACATTGGGCTTAGAACGCATCTGCTCAACGACTTGGGCCAGAAGATGATTCTAGTCTACGGTTCCAACCCCAAAAACATTATATTGCTATCCAAAAACTATATAAGGTCTTTGAATGGCTATGGCCTTGCAGACCTGCTAAAGGTCTTCAAGGCGTATCAGGATCCTGTAGAGAAGAAGATTTTTCTCCTAGTTAAGTTCCTAGTCTACAGAGGTCTGTTCAATCCCATGGACAAGGAAAATCTGCATGTGGCTGTAGACAACCATCTGACGAGGATAGCGCTGAGAACCGGTGTTGTAGAGCTTGAGGATAGCCTATCTGAGAAGGTCGTTAGAGGCTCCCCCATATCGCATGACGAAGATGTTTTGATTCGCCTAGCTGTTAGAGAGGCGTACAAGATGCTGTCGAGGCTTAGTGGTGTTGACCCTCTCTTGATAGATGATTTCATGTGGTATTTTGGTAGAAGCGTGTGTAGATATGATGAGCCAAAATGTGGTGTTTGCTCATTCAAAAGTTTTTGCAGGGCATATGAGATGGGGAGCTTTGCCAACGAACCCCTCTACTATGACACATGGTATTACTGA
- a CDS encoding BMP family ABC transporter substrate-binding protein codes for MLTTTLTVAKTEVATVATYTAPQKIKAAWIYVGPVGDYGWSYMHDVGRRVVAELYKDWLETTYVENVQASQSPAVIDDLVRKGYTVIFTTSFDFMDQTYEKAQEYKNVMFFHCSGYKRLPNMGTYFADLYQIYYLNGLMAGALTKTGKIGYVAAHTIPEVVRHINAFAIGAKEVGEQLGKNITVYVIEIGDWFNPDKAKAAAETLVNQFNVDVLAFTEDSTAVVEYAESLYKQGKQIYVFSHYSPMYEWGPDVVVSGQLVRWEVIYADILAKIKAGIYTPSNLQNVDYWYLLNTGAVDLGAHVYPNGSVMRINPKFVPLLKSIMVKDVRTGETLSVYDLVMRRYNEMKEAPLLQPLQGTALTHQLEVLANISTGSSHVPAATIAPVFDPFTGPLTGYCIAGMHYSRFCTGQPDNAPVNVQPGERLTHDDLWNMDWFVKWVAFQGTIK; via the coding sequence ATGTTGACAACAACATTAACAGTTGCAAAAACAGAGGTTGCTACGGTTGCTACATATACAGCTCCCCAGAAGATCAAAGCGGCGTGGATCTATGTTGGACCTGTTGGAGACTATGGATGGAGCTATATGCATGATGTTGGTAGGAGGGTTGTTGCAGAGCTCTACAAGGATTGGCTCGAAACAACATATGTTGAGAATGTGCAGGCATCGCAGTCACCAGCTGTGATAGACGATCTTGTTAGAAAGGGCTATACAGTGATATTCACAACAAGCTTTGATTTCATGGATCAGACATATGAGAAGGCGCAGGAGTACAAGAATGTGATGTTCTTCCACTGCTCTGGCTACAAGAGGCTGCCTAACATGGGCACATACTTTGCTGATCTATATCAGATATACTATTTAAATGGTTTAATGGCGGGGGCGCTAACGAAGACAGGTAAGATAGGGTATGTTGCGGCACACACAATTCCAGAGGTTGTTAGACACATAAATGCTTTTGCCATAGGGGCTAAAGAGGTTGGCGAGCAGTTAGGCAAGAACATAACAGTGTATGTTATTGAGATTGGCGACTGGTTCAACCCGGACAAGGCCAAGGCTGCTGCGGAGACTCTTGTCAACCAGTTCAATGTTGATGTGCTTGCATTTACAGAGGACTCAACGGCTGTTGTAGAATATGCTGAGAGTCTATACAAGCAGGGCAAGCAGATATATGTGTTTAGCCACTACAGCCCAATGTATGAGTGGGGCCCAGATGTTGTTGTAAGTGGACAGCTTGTTAGATGGGAGGTTATATACGCCGATATATTGGCCAAGATCAAAGCAGGTATCTACACCCCCAGCAACCTCCAGAACGTTGACTACTGGTACCTCCTGAACACAGGAGCAGTTGATCTGGGAGCACATGTCTATCCAAATGGAAGTGTTATGAGAATCAATCCAAAGTTTGTTCCACTGCTCAAGAGCATAATGGTAAAGGATGTTAGAACAGGCGAGACACTATCTGTCTACGACCTCGTTATGAGGAGATACAATGAGATGAAAGAAGCACCACTCCTACAGCCTCTACAAGGAACTGCTCTAACACATCAACTCGAAGTTCTAGCAAATATATCGACAGGGTCTAGCCACGTACCAGCAGCCACAATAGCCCCAGTCTTCGACCCATTCACAGGCCCTCTAACAGGCTACTGCATAGCCGGAATGCACTACTCCAGATTCTGCACAGGACAGCCAGACAATGCTCCGGTGAATGTGCAGCCTGGTGAGAGGCTAACGCACGACGATCTGTGGAACATGGACTGGTTTGTTAAGTGGGTTGCTTTTCAAGGCACTATCAAATAA
- a CDS encoding ABC transporter ATP-binding protein, which translates to MKGIVVDAIKKTYVSKEGFRKKRVVEALKGVSLSVGNGEIHALLGPNGAGKSTLVKILATLLLPDSGRAYVDGYDVVREAEKARRVTGVVLDVSKGFYTSLSGYENLVFYALLKGYSYQEARRRAKEVLELVGLYEMNAHNRPYYTYSLGMRARLSIAKALLTNPPVLLLDEPTLGLDVESAKAVRKLIIDLAKEGRTVLITGHNMYEIEQIASSITIINSGRVIASGDPSELKTKLGLMLKVSTRIEGLHTPQILERIKSFLPIEKTSIEPLDSSTKIVFYTKASREEVVQSIMQMHRSLDLKILDLIIEEPTLEDAYIAVIGEGHDH; encoded by the coding sequence ATGAAGGGAATAGTTGTTGATGCCATTAAGAAGACTTATGTTAGTAAAGAGGGTTTTAGGAAGAAGCGTGTTGTCGAGGCTTTGAAGGGGGTTTCGCTATCTGTGGGTAATGGAGAGATACATGCTCTTCTAGGCCCTAATGGCGCTGGAAAATCGACCCTCGTCAAGATTCTGGCAACACTTCTTCTCCCAGATTCTGGAAGGGCATATGTAGATGGCTATGATGTTGTTAGAGAGGCTGAGAAGGCTAGGAGGGTTACTGGCGTTGTTTTAGATGTTTCGAAAGGTTTCTACACCTCACTAAGTGGCTATGAGAACCTTGTCTTCTATGCTCTTCTAAAAGGGTATTCCTATCAAGAGGCTAGGAGAAGAGCGAAAGAGGTTCTCGAGCTTGTTGGGCTCTACGAAATGAATGCCCACAACAGGCCCTACTACACATATAGCCTTGGAATGAGGGCTAGGCTCTCAATAGCAAAAGCTCTTTTAACCAATCCACCCGTTCTACTCTTAGATGAACCAACACTTGGCCTAGATGTTGAAAGCGCAAAGGCTGTAAGGAAGCTGATCATAGATCTTGCTAAAGAGGGTAGAACAGTTCTTATAACAGGTCATAACATGTATGAGATAGAGCAGATAGCATCATCAATAACCATAATAAATAGTGGCCGTGTAATAGCATCTGGAGATCCATCAGAACTCAAAACAAAGCTGGGCTTGATGCTCAAGGTCTCTACAAGAATAGAAGGTCTTCACACTCCTCAAATTCTCGAGAGAATAAAAAGCTTTTTACCAATTGAGAAGACTAGCATCGAGCCTCTCGACAGCTCCACAAAAATTGTTTTCTACACCAAGGCTAGCAGAGAAGAAGTTGTGCAGAGCATTATGCAGATGCACAGATCATTGGATTTGAAAATACTTGATTTGATTATCGAGGAGCCAACGCTTGAGGATGCCTATATAGCTGTTATTGGGGAGGGGCATGATCATTAA
- a CDS encoding ABC transporter ATP-binding protein, with product MAHLELVNISKRFGKTVAVCNASFKVYDKEFLVLLGPSGCGKTTLLRIIAGLETPDTGRVYIDGEDVTDLPPKDRDVAMVFQNYALYPHMKVYDIIAFPLKLRRYSKSEIDKRIKEIAKLLRIEDLLDRHPHQLSGGQQQRVALARALVRNPRVWLMDEPLSNLDALLRVQMRAELKRLQKEVGITTIYVTHDQVEAMTMADRAVVMNKGMIEQIGTPEEIYNNPRTIFVGGFIGSPPMNFIDAIFKQSNNEYLIEGEGFSMKLPHNLGAELSKKILTGTEIVVGIRPEDISITSATDENAIKGKIYVLEPLGSETIIDIKIGEHIIKVKYLGVIKADMGSDIYIKFNLNKIHIFDKSTGTAIM from the coding sequence ATGGCGCATTTGGAGCTAGTAAACATATCTAAAAGATTTGGAAAAACCGTAGCTGTTTGCAATGCATCTTTTAAAGTATATGATAAGGAATTTCTTGTATTGTTAGGGCCCTCAGGATGTGGAAAAACAACTCTTCTAAGAATTATCGCAGGTCTCGAAACTCCTGATACTGGTAGGGTATATATTGATGGTGAGGATGTTACTGATCTGCCCCCCAAGGATAGAGATGTGGCTATGGTTTTTCAAAATTATGCTTTATATCCTCATATGAAAGTGTACGACATTATTGCCTTTCCTTTAAAGTTAAGAAGATATTCTAAATCTGAGATAGACAAGAGGATAAAAGAAATAGCAAAACTACTTAGAATTGAGGATCTGCTTGATAGGCATCCACATCAATTATCTGGGGGCCAACAACAGCGTGTAGCTCTTGCAAGAGCTCTTGTAAGAAATCCGAGGGTATGGCTCATGGACGAACCTTTGAGTAATTTGGATGCACTTTTGAGGGTACAAATGAGGGCTGAACTTAAGAGACTACAAAAAGAAGTAGGAATAACAACTATCTATGTTACCCATGATCAAGTGGAAGCAATGACTATGGCGGACAGAGCAGTTGTTATGAACAAAGGGATGATAGAGCAAATAGGTACACCTGAAGAGATCTATAATAACCCTAGAACAATATTTGTAGGGGGTTTCATTGGATCTCCTCCAATGAACTTTATAGATGCAATATTTAAACAATCAAATAACGAGTACCTTATAGAAGGAGAGGGATTTTCCATGAAACTGCCACACAATCTAGGTGCTGAACTAAGTAAAAAAATCTTGACGGGAACTGAAATTGTAGTTGGTATAAGACCTGAGGACATTTCAATAACTAGTGCAACAGATGAAAATGCAATAAAAGGGAAAATATATGTATTGGAACCACTGGGGTCAGAAACCATTATAGATATAAAAATCGGTGAACATATTATTAAGGTGAAGTATTTAGGAGTTATAAAGGCGGATATGGGAAGTGATATATACATCAAGTTTAATTTAAACAAAATACATATATTCGATAAAAGTACAGGAACTGCGATAATGTAA
- a CDS encoding ATP-binding cassette domain-containing protein gives MNRIFIRVVDLYKRFGDVVALDGVTLDIFFNEILVVLGENGSGKSTLAKVLYGVYVPDRGKIIVDGSEARFSSPFDAKKKGFVMISQRPQLIDDLSILENIALFIGEPPSSTLAKRIEDFLKRFGIGIDVHKKVFSISYTEKQFIELAKALLINPRLLIVDEAATYLPQDLKTKFFEILRRFVSGNRTVIYITHKIPEALEIGNRFVVLRRGKVARVFNGAADPSELRHAMFGTEEYLKLVSRQLLQRLSKDSKNVLSVDKLVVLDDYGKTAVDRLSIDVRAGEVVSIVGVAGNGEKELGEAIAGLRKASSGSIKINGFDVTKSPPSERTRKGLVYIPEDPFKEGTAVTLSIIENMRMYARERLSQDAVLDAIKKLGIVPENPAIQVSKLSGGNVQKVSISRLLLTMPKVVVAHNPTRMLDERSRALVLDILQRFSLSGGGVLLITEDVDEAVQISDKVAVMVDGRIAKLFEGSNLESFRSEIEKAMVHG, from the coding sequence ATGAATAGGATATTCATAAGAGTTGTTGACCTTTACAAAAGGTTTGGTGATGTTGTTGCTCTAGATGGTGTGACACTAGATATTTTCTTCAATGAGATTCTAGTGGTTCTCGGAGAGAATGGATCGGGGAAATCAACTCTCGCCAAGGTTCTCTACGGTGTTTATGTCCCCGATAGAGGCAAGATAATAGTTGACGGCTCTGAGGCTAGATTTTCATCACCATTTGATGCCAAGAAAAAAGGTTTTGTAATGATAAGCCAGCGGCCGCAGCTAATAGACGATCTAAGCATCCTAGAGAACATAGCCCTCTTCATCGGAGAACCGCCTTCGAGTACCCTCGCCAAAAGGATTGAAGATTTTTTGAAACGCTTTGGCATAGGCATTGATGTGCATAAAAAGGTTTTTAGCATTAGCTATACAGAGAAGCAGTTCATCGAATTGGCAAAAGCCTTGCTGATAAACCCCAGGCTTCTAATAGTTGATGAGGCGGCTACATACCTGCCGCAAGATCTGAAAACAAAGTTCTTTGAGATTCTAAGAAGGTTTGTGTCAGGCAATAGAACGGTTATATACATTACACACAAGATACCGGAGGCGCTTGAGATAGGAAATAGATTTGTTGTACTTAGACGTGGAAAAGTTGCTAGGGTTTTCAATGGTGCTGCCGACCCATCGGAGCTTCGCCATGCAATGTTTGGAACAGAGGAGTATCTCAAACTAGTTTCGAGACAGCTTTTGCAGAGACTATCAAAAGATTCTAAAAATGTTCTCTCAGTCGATAAGCTGGTTGTTCTCGACGACTACGGGAAAACAGCTGTGGATAGACTTTCAATTGATGTTAGAGCAGGTGAGGTTGTATCTATTGTTGGTGTTGCTGGGAATGGGGAGAAAGAGCTGGGGGAGGCTATAGCCGGTCTCAGAAAAGCTTCAAGCGGTTCTATAAAGATCAATGGATTTGACGTGACGAAGAGCCCTCCGAGCGAGAGAACCAGAAAAGGACTTGTATACATACCTGAAGACCCATTCAAAGAGGGTACAGCAGTAACGCTATCGATAATCGAGAATATGAGGATGTATGCTAGGGAGAGGCTGAGCCAGGATGCTGTTCTAGACGCTATTAAGAAGCTTGGCATAGTTCCTGAGAATCCAGCTATACAAGTATCTAAATTGTCTGGTGGAAATGTTCAGAAGGTCTCTATAAGCAGACTCCTCCTAACAATGCCGAAGGTTGTTGTAGCCCACAACCCCACGAGAATGCTCGATGAGAGGTCAAGGGCTTTGGTGTTAGACATTCTACAGAGGTTTAGCCTGTCAGGCGGTGGTGTTCTTCTAATCACAGAGGATGTTGATGAGGCTGTTCAGATCTCGGATAAGGTGGCTGTTATGGTGGATGGTAGAATAGCTAAGCTTTTTGAGGGCAGCAATCTAGAGAGTTTTAGAAGTGAAATCGAGAAGGCTATGGTGCATGGCTAG
- a CDS encoding thymidylate synthase, with translation MSVVYVYAKSLPEAWEKSLVELSKVGIVIETEYNERSIDAPAFIVVEEPFSEPRIHLKGIVAGSLKGLLEYVDEVVKGTHDHLVEKFGYTYHERLFSYRLPNGEIVNQIEKVIEKLRKAPYTRRAQAITWQPWKDLETEHPPCLQRMWFRVVNGKLVMHVHMRSNDALKAAYMNMYA, from the coding sequence ATGAGCGTTGTCTATGTATATGCCAAGAGCCTTCCAGAGGCTTGGGAGAAGAGCCTTGTTGAGCTGTCGAAGGTTGGAATAGTCATAGAGACGGAATACAACGAGAGGTCTATTGATGCCCCAGCCTTCATAGTTGTTGAAGAGCCTTTCTCAGAACCTAGAATACATCTAAAAGGTATTGTCGCAGGCTCTCTCAAAGGCCTTCTGGAATATGTTGACGAAGTTGTTAAAGGAACCCACGACCACCTCGTAGAGAAGTTTGGCTACACATACCACGAAAGGCTCTTCAGCTATAGACTACCAAACGGCGAGATTGTCAACCAAATTGAAAAGGTAATTGAGAAGCTTAGAAAAGCCCCATACACAAGAAGGGCACAGGCAATAACGTGGCAGCCTTGGAAAGATTTGGAGACAGAGCACCCGCCATGCCTACAGAGAATGTGGTTTAGAGTCGTAAACGGAAAGCTCGTTATGCACGTGCATATGAGAAGCAACGACGCATTGAAAGCTGCATACATGAACATGTATGCA
- a CDS encoding ABC transporter permease, whose product MARIVVVKRVLPPSLSILTRFLTAFIGFLIAVYITSVATGLGFSETIRTAFESFVDLNVFRYISVFLPIALGLAIAFNANLWNLGAEGQLVMGAVGATYIALFTPLGKMDYIAPIASLAFAAIIGLLWALIPSVMRLYLGVNEAVTTLLMNYIAYYFSSYLVKGPWRGRGVYGYTTTDMIPDTSKLPVVPGYSFSWYIVVTAFVLVAIVYLLLYKTRFGISLRALSSSIAAVELAGISSKRLALVAFCISGAFAGFVGGAEILVYHRKLVEGSIIGSGMGFTSIMVAWLGGLNPIGIVISSYYTAALYRLSFALQIGSAAIGDALAKSIIGTLFAATIVAEFVSKYKIVVR is encoded by the coding sequence ATGGCTAGAATAGTCGTTGTGAAAAGAGTTTTACCGCCAAGTCTTAGCATTTTGACAAGGTTTTTAACAGCATTCATAGGGTTTTTGATAGCGGTCTACATAACATCTGTTGCCACAGGATTGGGATTTTCTGAAACGATTCGAACAGCTTTCGAAAGCTTTGTAGATCTAAATGTTTTCAGATACATCTCTGTTTTCCTGCCAATTGCACTCGGCTTGGCGATAGCATTTAATGCAAATCTGTGGAATCTTGGTGCAGAAGGCCAGCTTGTGATGGGGGCTGTGGGAGCAACATACATAGCCTTGTTCACACCGCTTGGGAAAATGGATTATATAGCCCCGATAGCCTCCCTAGCTTTTGCAGCAATCATCGGATTGCTGTGGGCGCTCATACCATCTGTTATGAGGCTTTATCTGGGGGTTAACGAGGCTGTTACAACTCTCCTAATGAACTATATAGCCTATTACTTCTCTAGCTACCTAGTCAAAGGCCCTTGGAGAGGCAGAGGTGTTTACGGCTATACAACAACAGATATGATTCCAGATACATCTAAGCTACCTGTAGTACCAGGCTACAGCTTCTCTTGGTACATCGTTGTGACAGCCTTTGTACTTGTTGCCATAGTTTATCTACTGCTTTACAAAACAAGATTCGGGATATCGCTAAGAGCCCTAAGCTCTAGTATAGCAGCTGTCGAGCTTGCTGGCATATCAAGCAAAAGACTTGCGCTAGTAGCGTTTTGCATATCAGGAGCCTTTGCAGGTTTTGTCGGTGGTGCAGAGATTCTTGTTTACCATAGAAAGCTTGTTGAGGGGAGCATTATTGGCAGTGGAATGGGCTTCACATCCATAATGGTTGCATGGCTCGGCGGCTTGAATCCAATAGGCATTGTGATATCGTCTTACTACACAGCTGCTCTATATAGGCTAAGCTTTGCTCTACAAATTGGGAGTGCTGCTATAGGCGACGCATTGGCGAAGTCCATAATAGGAACACTGTTTGCAGCCACAATAGTCGCGGAATTTGTATCCAAATACAAGATAGTTGTTAGGTGA
- a CDS encoding ASKHA domain-containing protein, translating to MGGEGKVSRVFVKNLGRDVLCMSSKTFLDCLREAGISIRADCGGIGECGKCRIVVEKGLASPLTESEKSILSAEDISKGFRLACQARVLGESYVVLVPQESLVQRYVSADVGFEIEVPLDPLVKKVFVSVNPASLNDVTADLDRILDMLSKKTLASDYDVDAHIARIVPEVLRSGNWSVTVVLWRNKILSIEPGDTTNSIYGIAVDIGTSKIVAHLVDLVKGETIAVESMPNPQASYGADIISRIAYASRDKENLEKLQKLVVTAINMLIEKMSSRANVDKNRIYEVVIAGNTAMHHLFLGINPRYLGSSPYVPAVRRSVYLHAREVGLNINERGVVYALPIVAGYVGSDALADAVAVGLRDCNAPCLLIDIGTNSEILLNTGNEILACSTPAGPAFEGATIEFGMRAVVGAIDQVFIYFDKSIGDYNVRYNVVGNSKPVGICGSAMIDLIANLYRNNLIDYRGRFRKDIKSKRMVVDNGKKFVVAWDHETGIGRSITVSGKDINEFLLAKAAVASGVNILLKHANISVNDLQKIFIAGSFGTHINIDNAIAIGLLPKVDARKFVFVGNTAISGAKMALKSSKIRREFEGLAKNIKYIELSIHPLFKQEFIQALYLPKQY from the coding sequence GTGGGTGGAGAGGGCAAGGTATCTAGGGTATTTGTGAAGAACCTTGGAAGAGATGTTTTATGCATGTCTTCAAAAACTTTTTTGGATTGTTTGAGAGAGGCTGGGATCTCTATAAGAGCTGATTGTGGCGGTATCGGGGAGTGCGGCAAATGCAGAATTGTTGTGGAAAAGGGTCTAGCATCCCCCTTGACAGAGTCTGAGAAGAGTATTTTGAGCGCTGAGGATATATCGAAGGGCTTTAGGCTTGCATGCCAGGCTAGAGTACTAGGTGAAAGCTATGTTGTTCTCGTTCCACAAGAGAGTCTTGTGCAAAGATATGTTTCTGCAGATGTTGGTTTTGAGATAGAGGTTCCTCTAGACCCCCTAGTGAAAAAGGTTTTTGTCTCTGTAAACCCAGCTTCTCTAAATGATGTTACTGCCGATTTAGATAGGATTTTAGATATGCTTAGTAAGAAGACTCTGGCAAGCGATTATGATGTGGATGCCCACATAGCTAGAATAGTTCCCGAGGTTCTGAGATCTGGGAACTGGTCTGTGACAGTTGTTCTATGGAGAAACAAGATACTTTCTATAGAACCTGGAGACACAACAAACAGCATCTATGGCATTGCTGTAGATATTGGCACATCGAAAATTGTTGCACATCTTGTCGACCTTGTCAAGGGGGAGACAATAGCCGTGGAATCTATGCCAAATCCCCAGGCGAGCTATGGAGCAGATATAATATCTAGAATTGCTTATGCTAGTAGAGATAAGGAGAATCTAGAGAAGCTTCAAAAACTTGTTGTAACAGCTATAAACATGCTTATAGAGAAAATGTCTTCGAGAGCCAATGTAGATAAAAATAGGATATACGAAGTTGTTATAGCTGGAAATACTGCTATGCACCATCTATTCCTAGGGATAAATCCCAGATACCTTGGATCCTCTCCATATGTACCAGCTGTCAGAAGAAGTGTGTATCTACATGCAAGAGAAGTTGGTTTGAATATCAATGAAAGGGGTGTTGTATATGCATTACCTATAGTGGCAGGCTATGTAGGGTCGGATGCCCTAGCAGATGCTGTAGCTGTTGGGCTTAGAGATTGCAATGCCCCATGTCTTTTAATAGATATTGGAACCAATAGCGAAATCCTTTTGAATACAGGTAACGAGATATTGGCATGCTCAACACCCGCTGGGCCGGCTTTTGAGGGCGCCACAATAGAGTTTGGTATGAGAGCTGTTGTCGGCGCCATAGACCAGGTCTTCATATATTTTGACAAGTCAATTGGGGACTACAACGTTAGATACAACGTTGTTGGAAACTCAAAGCCTGTTGGGATATGTGGATCAGCAATGATAGACCTTATCGCTAATCTATACAGAAACAACTTGATAGACTATAGGGGGAGGTTCAGAAAAGACATAAAGTCAAAGAGGATGGTCGTTGATAACGGGAAGAAGTTTGTTGTTGCATGGGATCATGAAACGGGGATAGGGAGGAGCATAACGGTTAGCGGAAAAGATATAAATGAGTTTCTGCTGGCTAAAGCAGCTGTTGCATCAGGGGTGAACATTCTACTTAAACATGCCAACATATCTGTTAATGACCTTCAAAAAATATTTATTGCAGGATCCTTCGGAACACATATAAACATTGACAACGCTATAGCTATAGGCTTGCTGCCCAAAGTAGATGCAAGAAAATTTGTTTTCGTGGGCAACACAGCTATTAGTGGTGCTAAAATGGCTCTAAAATCGAGTAAGATAAGAAGAGAGTTTGAGGGTCTAGCTAAAAACATAAAGTATATAGAGTTATCAATACATCCTCTATTTAAGCAAGAGTTTATTCAGGCGCTCTACCTGCCGAAACAATATTAG
- a CDS encoding ABC transporter permease, with product MGPILTILADPLAIALALWILGDIVVERSGVINLAIDGIITFSIAVTFVAVQNIGYVQGLLISLASAIALSLIFATFINVLHAPHVLTGLSLNIAFYGVGALIGLRYMKSRSLVPIGIGKPILALIGVAAAVLTWFTLYRTRLGTEIRACGFNPRAAEAAGVRVWRTRYIATIIGYMLVSIGSYIYTTIYRSGWSQYTGMGYGFLAITLAMASSWHPLIAYTVAIAFGYLYTSSYALQLLYGVPTDIVNALPFIVSLAVVVIVYATPLSKKVAMPKALGEVYFREERAA from the coding sequence ATGGGGCCCATACTCACTATCCTAGCAGATCCACTAGCAATAGCACTGGCTCTGTGGATCCTAGGAGACATAGTTGTTGAGAGGAGTGGTGTTATAAACCTTGCGATAGACGGCATAATAACCTTCTCGATAGCGGTAACGTTTGTGGCCGTTCAAAACATCGGCTATGTCCAAGGGCTTCTCATCTCGCTGGCATCAGCAATAGCTTTATCGCTGATCTTCGCAACATTCATCAATGTATTGCATGCACCACATGTTTTGACTGGGCTATCTCTAAACATAGCATTCTATGGTGTTGGAGCGCTAATAGGGCTTAGGTACATGAAGAGCAGGTCCCTGGTCCCAATAGGTATTGGAAAGCCGATCCTAGCTCTGATAGGAGTGGCAGCGGCGGTTTTAACATGGTTCACATTATATAGAACGAGGCTTGGAACAGAGATAAGGGCCTGTGGATTCAACCCAAGAGCTGCTGAGGCAGCTGGTGTCAGGGTGTGGAGAACAAGGTACATAGCAACCATAATCGGATATATGCTAGTTTCCATAGGCTCCTACATCTACACAACGATTTATAGAAGTGGCTGGTCACAGTACACGGGCATGGGATACGGATTCCTGGCCATAACCCTTGCAATGGCATCTTCGTGGCACCCCCTAATAGCATATACCGTAGCCATTGCATTCGGATATCTATACACATCGTCATATGCGTTACAGCTATTGTACGGAGTTCCAACAGACATCGTAAATGCACTGCCATTTATAGTATCGCTAGCGGTAGTGGTCATTGTGTATGCCACTCCACTCAGCAAAAAAGTTGCAATGCCAAAAGCTCTTGGGGAGGTGTACTTCAGGGAGGAGAGGGCAGCATAA